The following are from one region of the Dreissena polymorpha isolate Duluth1 chromosome 2, UMN_Dpol_1.0, whole genome shotgun sequence genome:
- the LOC127868654 gene encoding gastrula zinc finger protein XlCGF57.1-like, with product MSNIFIGNLNEAGSFIVDGQLSESGIKIIPKNNLLSNEVTRVLPCRLNETSKIRLDSIILKKTDGTTVNICLKPISREVITSHDKIKLNNDSRDLRAYVFCEDNTNFESDVSELDAESDFEDDYVEDTGIAERTQSNIDKAKKISHHLSNTPILCKHCGVLLPSLSQSKQHYNLKHNKTWSLQCDECDYKTKYSATLKRHKDMHKFHRGEIEKNHDCPVCGKKILHAYNLKTHMKLHELPKPFTCSLCGKQFTQKNNYLLHCRRHEKTNDQDGKFCRKHQFPCIECGKLFKWKHDAKKHYRNVHLRLLKFPCSQCNKAFADKSALNIHIASAHVKQKEFACSNCKKMFNNKYQLAGHIREKHNLEYKYEKQYKRSKNNGGKDKKDINIDLTNSTLVTS from the coding sequence atgtctaatatatttattggtAACCTAAATGAAGCTGGAAGCTTTATAGTGGATGGCCAACTAAGTGAAAGTGGAATAAAAATTATcccaaaaaataatttactttccAATGAAGTGACCCGAGTCTTGCCATGTAGGTTGAATGAGACTAGCAAAATTCGGCTTGATtctatcattttgaaaaaaactgaTGGAACGACTGTCAATATTTGTCTTAAACCAATATCTAGAGAAGTTATTACATCACATGACAAGATAAAATTGAATAATGACAGCCGAGATTTGCGTGCATATGTATTCTGTGAAGATAATACAAATTTTGAAAGTGATGTTTCTGAGCTTGATGCTGAATCTGACTTTGAAGATGATTATGTTGAAGATACTGGCATAGCTGAGCGAACACAAAGTAACATAGACAAAGCAAAAAAGATCAGCCACCATTTATCAAACACGCCCATTCTGTGTAAGCACTGTGGTGTTTTGTTACCTAGTTTATCCCAAAGTAAGCAACATTACaacttaaaacacaataaaacttgGTCACTTCAGTGTGATGAATGTGACTACAAAACTAAATACAGCGCCACGTTGAAACGTCACAAGGACATGCATAAATTCCATCGTGGAGAAATCGAAAAGAATCATGATTGCCCAGTATGTGGTAAAAAAATCCTGCATGCTTATAATCTTAAAACCCATATGAAGTTGCATGAACTACCAAAACCGTTCACATGTTCTTTATGTGGTAAACAGTTTACGCAAAAAAACAACTATCTACTTCACTGTAGAAGGCATGAAAAGACTAATGACCAAGATGGGAAATTCTGTAGAAAACATCAATTCCCGTGTATAGAGTGTGGAAAGTTGTTCAAGTGGAAGCATGACGCAAAGAAGCATTATAGAAATGTTCATCTTCGGCTGCTTAAGTTTCCTTGCTCACAGTGCAATAAGGCATTTGCTGATAAGTCTGCTTTGAATATACACATTGCTTCAGCTCATGTGAAACAGAAAGAGTTTGCTTGTAGTAACTGTAAGAAAATGTTCAACAACAAGTACCAGCTGGCTGGCCATATTCGTGAAAAACACAATTTGGAGTACAAGTATGAAAAACAGTACAAGAGATCCAAGAATAATGGTGGAAAAGATAAGAAAGACATAAATATAGATTTGACTAACAGTACTTTGGTTACGTCTTAA